A portion of the Fulvia fulva chromosome 1, complete sequence genome contains these proteins:
- a CDS encoding Peptidase M20 domain-containing protein 2 — MDQDFVMIEHHHDRSPHLDSISQYVDALNDGLRKVSLEIHDHPELQYKEFHAHDGLTKYLATQAGWKVTKSAHDIRTAFVAVYDSGRPGPTVSFNAEYDALKGIGHACGHNLNAIASVGGALAAAKLVTEARLGGKVVLFGTPAEEGGGGKIKLLDAGAYKGVDVSLISHPGITANAALMRTAAYASFKVEYFGKEAHAAAAPWQGINALDALITAYNAISVLRQQTQPGDIIQGHITNGGLRPNIIHAYSAGMFVVRSRDRSRLEALKSRVLKCFDAGAIATGATVKVTPKSAYDDHMPNQALGGDIPPPELAGSTMASTDQGNVSYHMPSISPNFWIRSESEDGQ; from the exons ATGGACCAAGACTTCGTTATGATAGAGCATCACCACGACCGCAGCCCCCACCTGGATTCCATCTCACAATACGTTGATGCGTTGAACGATGGCCTGAGGAAAGTGTCCCTGGAGATACACGACCACCCTGAGCTGCAGTACAAGGAGTTCCACGCCCACGATGGGCTGACCAAGTATCTCGCCACACAGGCTGGCTGGAAGGTCACCAAGTCGGCGCACGACATCAGGACTGCCTTCGTTGCTGTGTACGACAGTGGTAGACCAGGGCCTACCGTCTCCTTCAACGCAGAGTACGACGCCCTCAAAGGCATCGGCCACGCCTGTGGCCACAATCTCAACGCGATAGCCTCTGTAGGAGGAGCGCTAGCAGCTGCAAAACTTGTTACGGAGGCTCGTCTGGGCGGCAAGGTAGTGTTATTTGGCACGCCTGCTGAGGAAGGCGGCGGTGGCAAGATCAAGCTGCTCGACGCGGGCGCTTACAAAGGTGTCGATGTGTCACTCATCTCGCATCCCGGAATCACTGCCAACGCAGCTCTGATGCGTACTGCAGCCTATGCCAGCTTCAAGGTCGAGTACTTCGGCAAGGAAGCTCATGCTGCCGCGGCGCCTTGGCAAGGCATCAACGCTTTAGACGCGCTCATCACTGCTTACAATGCCATCAGCGTACTTCGACAGCAGACCCAGCCAGGCGACATAATACAAGGACATATCACCAATGGAGGTCTTCGACCAAACATCATCCACGCGTATAGCGCTGGCATGTTTGTTGTGCGCTCGAGAGATCGTAGTCGACTGGAAGCATTGAAGAGCCGAGTGCTCAAATGTTTTGATGCGGGAGCAATAGCTACTGGAGCCACCGTGAAGGTCACACCCAAAAGTGCATACGACGATCACATGCCGAATCAAGCCCTAG GTGGAGATATCCCACCTCCTGAGCTTGCCGGCTCCACGATGGCGAGCACAGACCAAGGAAATGTCAGCTACCATATGCCATCCATCAGC CCCAACTTCTGGATACGCAGCGAAAGCGAGGATGGTCAGTAG